A window from Rhizobium sp. BG4 encodes these proteins:
- a CDS encoding ATP-binding protein, with the protein MHEEVKEPAQQRSPLFTHVIAWVTHRTLSTQFLIASGLVILIATLSAGYLTTRLVSDKALNSKAGTTALLVQSLTEAEVQALALSKVLPAASITLLDSLFDGPDFKARFPHIEIWAPDGTVAYSRTKQMIGHRFSFPEGLKRALKGDIVAVYADLHADEHTFRNIDTQYLEIYSPLHDQASGRIIGVAEIHEDPSGFAGEVARLRIVTWTTVALFSFVVMLGLFLIVRRGSRTIETQRHALSHRAEEAELASKELMELRDTARRASMELANMNETFIRRIGADLHDGPVQLMTLAILQLDELRDLTRKDERDRALDATNKALGEALIETRAVTKSLLLPEILHLWAKDVVAEAIKQHEARTRTKVAFTSSGTNADLPPALKTCIYRFVQEGLNNAYRHAGANGQRVRCRIDMPVISISVEDDGLPPGTLPLAAREGGMGLYGLRQRIESFGGSLTIGKRPDGGMVLAMTLELQQADAAAH; encoded by the coding sequence GTGCATGAAGAGGTGAAGGAGCCAGCGCAGCAGCGCTCGCCGCTGTTCACGCATGTGATCGCCTGGGTGACGCACCGGACGCTTTCGACGCAGTTTCTGATTGCGAGCGGGCTTGTCATCCTGATCGCCACGCTCTCGGCTGGCTATCTGACGACGCGGCTGGTGTCCGACAAGGCGCTGAACAGCAAGGCGGGGACGACAGCACTTCTGGTGCAGAGCCTGACGGAGGCGGAGGTCCAGGCGCTGGCGCTCTCGAAGGTTCTTCCGGCGGCCAGCATTACGCTGCTCGATTCATTGTTCGACGGCCCGGATTTCAAGGCGCGGTTTCCGCATATCGAGATATGGGCACCCGACGGTACCGTCGCTTACTCGCGGACCAAGCAGATGATCGGCCATCGGTTCAGTTTTCCGGAGGGCCTGAAGCGCGCCCTCAAAGGTGATATCGTTGCCGTCTATGCGGACCTTCATGCCGATGAGCATACATTCCGCAACATCGACACCCAGTATCTTGAGATATACAGCCCGCTGCACGACCAAGCCTCGGGGAGAATTATCGGTGTCGCCGAGATACACGAGGATCCGAGTGGCTTCGCCGGCGAAGTCGCGCGCCTGCGGATCGTCACCTGGACGACCGTCGCGCTGTTTTCCTTCGTTGTCATGCTCGGCCTGTTCCTGATCGTCAGGCGCGGCAGCCGGACGATTGAGACCCAGCGCCATGCGCTGAGCCATCGCGCCGAGGAGGCGGAGCTTGCCTCGAAGGAGCTGATGGAGCTGCGCGATACGGCGCGGCGGGCCTCGATGGAGCTCGCCAACATGAATGAGACCTTCATCCGCCGCATCGGCGCCGATCTGCATGATGGTCCCGTTCAGCTGATGACGCTCGCCATCCTGCAGCTCGACGAGCTGCGGGACCTGACCCGCAAGGATGAGCGCGACAGGGCTCTCGACGCGACGAACAAGGCGCTGGGGGAAGCGCTCATCGAAACGCGCGCGGTGACGAAGTCGCTGCTCCTGCCGGAGATCCTGCATCTCTGGGCCAAGGATGTGGTGGCCGAAGCGATCAAGCAGCACGAGGCGCGCACGCGAACCAAGGTCGCCTTCACCTCAAGCGGCACGAATGCCGATCTGCCCCCGGCGCTGAAGACGTGCATCTACCGCTTCGTGCAGGAGGGGCTCAACAATGCCTACCGACATGCCGGCGCCAACGGTCAGCGTGTCCGATGTCGGATCGACATGCCGGTCATCTCGATTTCGGTCGAGGATGACGGTCTGCCTCCGGGGACGCTGCCGCTTGCGGCGCGCGAAGGGGGAATGGGCCTTTACGGCCTTCGCCAGCGCATCGAAAGCTTCGGCGGGTCGCTGACCATCGGCAAGCGCCCGGATGGCGGCATGGTGCTGGCGATGACGCTGGAACTGCAGCAGGCGGATGCCGCCGCCCATTGA
- a CDS encoding response regulator transcription factor — translation MSISVAFVDDHPILLDGLVNLYSAKDDLRVTARGENAIDALKIVEEHRPDVLVTDLSMPGDTLAALELIQKNYEGTKVVVFTATANIDTAIQVLNLGVCGYVLKGSTARDLYEAIKTVHDGSTFITPGFATKVILSMKTAEIRRKAQMQKRLSAREEQIVNYLLQGKTNREIASMLDISEKTVKHYMTLLMQKLDARNRVEVVLAAQKLQAPVETSAPSSMLLS, via the coding sequence ATGTCTATCTCGGTCGCGTTCGTAGATGATCATCCAATATTACTGGATGGACTGGTTAATCTTTACTCCGCTAAGGATGACCTCCGGGTCACGGCGCGCGGGGAGAATGCCATCGACGCCCTGAAGATCGTCGAGGAGCATCGTCCCGATGTCCTCGTCACCGATCTCAGCATGCCGGGCGACACGCTGGCGGCGCTTGAGCTGATCCAGAAGAACTACGAAGGCACCAAGGTCGTGGTCTTCACGGCGACCGCCAATATCGACACGGCGATCCAGGTTCTCAATCTCGGCGTCTGCGGCTATGTGCTGAAGGGCAGCACGGCACGCGATCTCTACGAGGCGATCAAGACCGTCCATGACGGCAGCACTTTCATCACGCCGGGCTTTGCCACCAAGGTCATCCTGTCGATGAAGACGGCGGAAATCCGCCGCAAGGCGCAGATGCAGAAGCGGCTCAGCGCCCGCGAGGAGCAGATCGTCAACTACCTGCTGCAGGGCAAGACCAACCGCGAAATCGCCAGCATGCTCGATATCAGCGAGAAGACCGTCAAGCACTACATGACGCTGCTGATGCAGAAACTCGACGCCCGCAATCGCGTCGAAGTCGTGCTCGCGGCGCAGAAGCTGCAGGCGCCGGTCGAGACCAGCGCTCCGTCCTCGATGCTTCTCTCCTGA
- a CDS encoding helix-turn-helix domain-containing protein: MTKAALDAPVDIGIVIYPGALMSAIYGLTDMFQVAGMQAAEHSETAPQVRVSHWHLQEDGSVRKMFESQPGTGEKLMALILPPTLNDLPVGRRMGGLPGWIRARHAEGTTICSVCGGAYLLAETGLASGRTITTHWSHQELIASRYGDVGVNTDKLIIDEGDIMTAGGMMAWINLGLKLVDRLMGSSVMLATARFMLVDPGAREQSYYATFSPKLDHGDTVILKIQHWLHGTNVKGLTLLAMAERAGLGERTFLRRFQKATGINPTEYCQRLRIAKSRELLERSHMTIEQVAWQSGYEDPKTYRKVFRKILGLSPAEYRIRFSLGRGQPAALPA, translated from the coding sequence TTGACAAAAGCGGCTTTGGACGCGCCGGTGGATATCGGCATCGTCATTTATCCGGGTGCCCTGATGTCGGCGATCTATGGTCTGACCGACATGTTCCAGGTGGCCGGCATGCAGGCGGCCGAGCACAGCGAGACCGCGCCGCAGGTGCGCGTCAGCCACTGGCACCTGCAGGAGGATGGTTCCGTCCGCAAGATGTTCGAAAGCCAGCCCGGCACCGGCGAGAAGCTGATGGCGCTGATCTTGCCGCCAACGCTGAACGACCTGCCGGTCGGCCGCCGCATGGGCGGCCTTCCCGGCTGGATCCGCGCCCGCCACGCCGAGGGTACGACGATTTGCTCGGTCTGCGGCGGCGCCTATCTGCTCGCAGAAACCGGGCTCGCCTCCGGCCGCACGATCACCACCCACTGGTCGCATCAGGAGCTAATCGCCAGTCGCTACGGCGATGTCGGCGTCAATACCGACAAGCTGATCATCGACGAGGGCGATATCATGACTGCCGGCGGCATGATGGCCTGGATCAATCTCGGGCTGAAACTCGTAGACCGGCTGATGGGCTCGAGCGTCATGCTGGCGACCGCGCGCTTCATGCTGGTTGATCCCGGCGCCCGCGAGCAGAGCTACTACGCCACCTTCTCGCCGAAGCTCGATCATGGCGACACCGTGATCCTGAAGATCCAGCACTGGCTACATGGGACGAACGTGAAAGGATTGACGCTGCTTGCCATGGCCGAGCGCGCCGGGCTTGGCGAGCGCACCTTCCTGCGCCGCTTCCAGAAGGCGACGGGCATCAATCCGACCGAATACTGCCAGCGCCTGCGGATCGCCAAGTCCCGCGAGTTGCTGGAGCGGTCGCATATGACGATCGAGCAGGTGGCCTGGCAAAGCGGCTACGAGGATCCGAAGACATACCGGAAGGTTTTCAGGAAGATTCTCGGCCTTTCGCCGGCCGAATACCGCATCCGCTTCTCGCTCGGCCGCGGCCAGCCGGCAGCATTGCCGGCCTAG
- a CDS encoding alpha/beta hydrolase → MAQATAATAMISRRNMLAGAFGAAATATALSTIATPAKAETKANQSNEGTRTMGSRIITRDGVEIYYKDWGKGQTVILSHGWPLSADSWEAQAFHLANNGFRVITHDRRGHGRSSQPWDGNDMDHYADDLSDLIGQLDLKEIILIGFSTGGGEISRYIGRHGTGRVAKAGLISAVPPLMVKTDKNPGGLPKEVFDGIQAASLKDRSQLYKDIAGGPFFGFNRPGAKASQGMIDSFWMQGMMGGHKNTYDSVVAFSQTDFTEDLKKFDVPTLIVHGDDDQIVPIDAAGRTSKTLIPHAILKVYPGAPHGLTDTHKDQLNADLLEFARS, encoded by the coding sequence ATGGCACAGGCAACCGCAGCAACCGCAATGATTTCCCGCAGAAACATGCTGGCCGGCGCATTCGGCGCAGCAGCGACGGCAACCGCACTTTCCACCATCGCAACCCCAGCCAAGGCCGAAACGAAGGCCAACCAGAGCAACGAAGGAACACGGACCATGGGCAGCAGGATCATCACCCGCGACGGCGTCGAGATCTATTACAAGGACTGGGGCAAGGGCCAGACGGTCATCCTCAGCCACGGCTGGCCGCTTTCGGCCGACAGCTGGGAAGCGCAGGCCTTCCATCTCGCCAATAACGGCTTCCGCGTCATCACCCATGACCGCCGCGGTCACGGCCGGTCCAGCCAGCCGTGGGACGGCAACGACATGGACCACTATGCCGATGACCTCTCCGATCTCATCGGGCAGCTCGATCTCAAGGAGATCATCCTGATCGGCTTTTCGACCGGCGGCGGCGAGATCAGCCGCTATATCGGGCGCCATGGCACAGGCCGCGTCGCCAAGGCCGGCCTCATCTCCGCCGTGCCGCCGCTGATGGTCAAAACAGACAAGAACCCGGGCGGCCTGCCGAAGGAAGTTTTCGACGGCATCCAGGCAGCGAGCCTCAAGGATCGTTCGCAGCTCTACAAGGATATCGCCGGCGGCCCGTTCTTCGGCTTCAACCGTCCGGGTGCCAAGGCTTCGCAGGGCATGATCGACAGCTTCTGGATGCAGGGCATGATGGGCGGCCACAAGAACACCTACGACAGCGTCGTCGCCTTCTCGCAGACCGATTTTACCGAGGATCTGAAGAAGTTCGACGTGCCGACGCTGATCGTGCATGGAGACGACGACCAGATCGTGCCGATCGATGCCGCCGGGCGTACTTCCAAGACGCTCATCCCGCACGCGATCCTCAAGGTTTATCCCGGTGCGCCGCATGGCCTGACGGATACCCACAAGGATCAGCTGAACGCTGATCTTCTCGAATTCGCCCGTTCGTAA
- a CDS encoding MBL fold metallo-hydrolase, with the protein MTRMTETKPYSFEHGAFDITVFSDGFIMLPDQIILPDTPAEDRPAILGRIGGDATAAPFQVNIPLIRSGKDLILVDNGSGTRFQDTAGRLVGNLKAAGIDPEAITKVIFTHVHPDHSGATVNSDGTLLYPNADYYVSEAEWAFWTDKDFEIHMPEALHGFARGAQRDLNAVRDRLTLVKPGDEIVSGMQAVSTRGHTPGHISLELRGRDNLLITGDAATSNVVFFEHPDWHFGFDTEPEIALANRKMVLDRAAGEKLKLLGYHWAYPGVGYAERQGTAYRFSAAD; encoded by the coding sequence ATGACCCGCATGACCGAAACCAAGCCCTACAGCTTCGAACATGGTGCATTCGACATAACCGTCTTCAGCGATGGTTTCATCATGCTGCCGGACCAGATCATTCTGCCGGATACGCCGGCGGAGGATCGCCCCGCCATCCTCGGCCGTATCGGCGGCGATGCGACGGCCGCTCCTTTCCAGGTCAACATTCCGCTGATCCGGTCCGGCAAGGATTTGATCCTCGTCGACAACGGATCGGGCACGCGCTTTCAGGATACCGCGGGCCGCCTCGTAGGAAATCTGAAGGCCGCCGGCATCGACCCTGAAGCGATCACCAAGGTGATCTTCACCCATGTTCATCCCGATCACTCCGGCGCCACGGTCAATTCCGACGGAACGCTGCTCTATCCGAATGCCGACTACTATGTCAGCGAAGCGGAATGGGCCTTCTGGACGGACAAGGATTTCGAGATCCACATGCCCGAAGCGCTTCACGGCTTTGCCCGTGGCGCCCAGCGTGATCTGAACGCCGTCAGGGATCGCCTGACGCTGGTAAAGCCCGGCGACGAGATCGTCTCCGGCATGCAGGCGGTCAGCACGCGCGGGCATACGCCCGGCCATATCTCGCTCGAGCTTCGCGGCCGCGACAATCTGCTGATCACCGGCGATGCGGCAACCAGCAATGTCGTCTTCTTCGAGCACCCGGACTGGCACTTCGGCTTCGACACCGAGCCGGAGATCGCGCTCGCAAACCGCAAGATGGTGCTCGACCGCGCCGCCGGCGAGAAGCTCAAGCTGCTCGGCTACCACTGGGCCTATCCCGGTGTCGGCTATGCCGAGCGGCAGGGCACCGCATATCGATTTTCGGCTGCGGATTGA
- the nrdH gene encoding glutaredoxin-like protein NrdH has protein sequence MSITVYSKPACVQCTATTRALDRQGIDYTIIDVSTDSAAYELVQGLGYRQVPVVIAGEQHWAGFRPDMISALA, from the coding sequence ATGAGCATCACCGTCTACAGCAAGCCCGCCTGCGTCCAATGCACCGCGACCACCCGCGCCCTCGACCGCCAGGGCATCGACTACACGATCATCGACGTTTCCACCGATAGCGCTGCCTACGAGCTGGTACAGGGTCTTGGCTACCGCCAGGTGCCCGTCGTCATCGCCGGCGAGCAGCATTGGGCGGGCTTCCGCCCTGACATGATCAGCGCGCTCGCCTGA
- the nrdI gene encoding class Ib ribonucleoside-diphosphate reductase assembly flavoprotein NrdI has product MGEIVYFSSRSENTHRFVEKLGLPAQRIPITGETLQAGSPYVLVVPTYSGEGGKGAVPKQVIRFLNDAANRSNLRGVIAAGNSNFGETYGLAGDIISRKCQVPYLYRFELLGTADDVANVKHGLERFWTRQFSSAP; this is encoded by the coding sequence ATGGGCGAGATCGTCTATTTTTCCAGCCGGTCGGAGAACACCCATCGTTTCGTCGAGAAGCTCGGCCTTCCCGCGCAGCGCATCCCCATTACCGGCGAGACCCTGCAGGCAGGGTCGCCCTATGTGCTTGTCGTCCCGACCTATAGCGGCGAGGGCGGCAAGGGGGCCGTTCCCAAACAGGTGATCCGTTTCTTGAACGATGCGGCAAACCGTTCGAACCTTCGCGGCGTGATCGCTGCGGGCAACAGCAACTTCGGCGAGACCTACGGGCTCGCCGGCGACATCATCTCGCGCAAATGCCAGGTGCCGTACCTCTACAGGTTCGAGCTTCTCGGCACGGCCGACGACGTCGCCAATGTCAAACACGGATTGGAACGATTTTGGACACGGCAGTTCTCGAGCGCCCCTTGA
- the nrdE gene encoding class 1b ribonucleoside-diphosphate reductase subunit alpha has product MDTAVLERPLKAQAADAALDYHALNAMLNLYDGEGKIQLDKDRQAAKQYFLQHVNQNTVFFHNLREKLDYLVTEGYYEQEVLDQYSFNFVRDLFDHAYAKKFRFPTFLGAFKYYTSYTLKTFDGKRYLERYEDRICMVALALARGNEALARDMVDEIISGRFQPATPTFLNAGKKQRGELVSCFLMRVEDNMESIGRSINSALQLSKRGGGVALSLTNIREAGAPIKHIENQSSGIIPVMKLLEDAFSYANQLGARQGAGAVYLNAHHPDIMRFLDTKRENADEKIRIKTLSLGVVIPDITFELAKNNEDMYLFSPYDVERVYGVPFTEISVSEKYREMVADSRIRKKKIKARDFFQVIAEIQFESGYPYIMFEDTVNKANPIAGRITMSNLCSEILQVSEASEYNDDLSYKHMGKDISCNLGSLNIAAAMDSADFGKTIETSIRALTAVSDMSHISSVPSIEKGNDESHAIGLGQMNLHGYLARERIHYGSEAGVDFTNMYFYTVTYHAIRASNRLAVERGQSFKGFENSKYASGEYFDKYTEQEWKPATQTVADLFTNAGIEIPTQEDWLALKEAVMSGGLYNQNLQAVPPTGSISYINHSTSSIHPIVSKIEIRKEGKIGRVYYPAAFMTNDNLDYYQDAYEIGPEKIIDTYAAATQHVDQGLSLTLFFRDTATTRDINKAQIYAWKKGIKTIYYIRLRQMALEGTQVEGCVSCTL; this is encoded by the coding sequence TTGGACACGGCAGTTCTCGAGCGCCCCTTGAAGGCGCAGGCCGCTGATGCCGCGTTGGATTATCACGCGCTGAACGCGATGCTGAACCTCTATGACGGCGAGGGGAAGATCCAGCTGGACAAGGACCGGCAGGCGGCCAAGCAATATTTCCTGCAGCACGTCAACCAGAACACCGTCTTCTTCCATAACCTCCGGGAGAAGCTCGATTATCTGGTGACCGAGGGCTATTACGAGCAGGAGGTGCTTGACCAGTATTCGTTCAATTTCGTCCGCGATCTCTTCGATCACGCCTATGCCAAGAAATTCCGGTTTCCGACCTTCCTCGGCGCCTTCAAATACTACACCAGCTACACGCTGAAGACCTTCGACGGGAAGCGCTATCTGGAGCGCTACGAAGACCGTATCTGCATGGTGGCGCTGGCGCTGGCGCGCGGCAACGAGGCGCTCGCCCGCGATATGGTCGACGAGATCATTTCCGGGCGCTTCCAGCCGGCGACGCCGACCTTCCTCAATGCCGGCAAGAAGCAGCGCGGCGAGCTCGTCTCCTGCTTCCTGATGCGGGTCGAGGACAATATGGAATCGATCGGCCGCTCGATCAATTCGGCGCTGCAGCTTTCCAAGCGCGGCGGCGGCGTGGCGCTGTCGCTGACCAACATCCGCGAGGCCGGTGCGCCGATCAAGCATATCGAGAACCAGTCGTCGGGCATCATTCCGGTGATGAAGCTCCTGGAAGACGCATTCTCGTACGCCAACCAGCTCGGCGCGCGGCAGGGGGCCGGTGCGGTCTATCTGAATGCGCATCACCCCGATATCATGCGCTTCCTCGATACCAAGCGCGAAAATGCCGACGAGAAGATCCGCATCAAGACGCTGTCGCTCGGCGTCGTCATCCCCGACATCACCTTCGAGCTCGCCAAGAACAACGAGGACATGTACCTGTTCTCGCCCTATGACGTGGAACGCGTCTACGGCGTGCCCTTCACCGAGATCTCGGTCAGCGAAAAGTATCGCGAGATGGTGGCCGACAGCCGCATCCGCAAGAAGAAGATCAAGGCACGCGACTTCTTCCAGGTGATCGCCGAAATCCAGTTCGAGAGCGGCTATCCCTACATCATGTTCGAGGACACGGTGAACAAGGCGAACCCGATCGCCGGGCGCATCACCATGAGCAATCTCTGCTCGGAGATCCTGCAGGTCAGCGAGGCCAGCGAATATAACGACGACCTGTCCTACAAGCATATGGGCAAGGACATCTCCTGCAATCTCGGCTCTCTGAATATCGCGGCAGCGATGGATTCGGCCGATTTCGGCAAGACGATCGAGACGTCGATCCGGGCGCTGACGGCGGTTTCCGACATGAGCCATATCTCCTCGGTCCCGTCGATCGAGAAGGGCAATGACGAAAGCCACGCCATCGGTCTCGGACAGATGAACCTGCATGGCTATCTCGCCCGCGAGCGGATCCACTACGGCTCCGAAGCGGGCGTCGATTTCACCAACATGTATTTCTACACGGTGACCTATCACGCCATTCGTGCGTCGAACCGGCTGGCGGTCGAGCGTGGCCAGAGCTTCAAGGGTTTCGAGAATTCGAAATATGCGTCCGGCGAATATTTCGACAAATACACCGAGCAGGAATGGAAACCGGCTACACAGACGGTTGCCGACCTGTTCACAAATGCCGGTATCGAAATCCCCACGCAGGAAGACTGGCTGGCGCTGAAGGAAGCGGTCATGTCTGGTGGTCTCTATAACCAGAACCTGCAGGCCGTGCCGCCGACGGGGTCGATCTCTTACATCAACCACTCGACCTCCTCGATCCACCCGATCGTCTCGAAGATCGAGATCCGCAAGGAAGGCAAGATCGGCCGCGTCTATTACCCGGCCGCCTTCATGACCAACGACAATCTCGACTACTACCAGGATGCCTACGAGATCGGGCCGGAGAAGATCATCGACACCTATGCGGCGGCTACCCAGCACGTCGACCAGGGCCTGTCGCTGACGCTGTTCTTCCGGGATACCGCGACGACCCGCGACATCAACAAGGCGCAGATCTACGCCTGGAAGAAGGGCATCAAGACCATCTACTACATCCGCCTTCGCCAGATGGCGCTGGAGGGCACGCAGGTGGAGGGGTGTGTGTCGTGCACGCTGTGA
- the nrdF gene encoding class 1b ribonucleoside-diphosphate reductase subunit beta: MNIAVKPISRIRAINWNRIEDDKDLEVWNRLTGNFWLPEKVPLSNDIPSWATLKPEEQQLTIRVFTGLTLLDTIQNGVGSVKLMADAATQHEEAVLSNISFMEAVHARSYSSIFSTLCLTPDVDDAYRWSEENEFLQRKSALIMEQYASGDPLKKKVASVFLESFLFYSGFYLPMYWSSRAKLTNTADMIRLIIRDEAVHGYYIGYKFQRAVERLPEASRQEIKDFAFDLLLELYDNEAKYTEALYDSVGLTEDVKKFLHYNANKALMNLGYEALFPPEACKVNPAILSALSPNADENHDFFSGSGSSYVIGKAVATEDEDWDF; encoded by the coding sequence ATGAACATCGCCGTAAAACCAATCAGCCGCATCCGCGCCATCAACTGGAACCGCATCGAGGACGACAAGGATCTCGAGGTCTGGAACCGCCTCACCGGCAACTTCTGGCTTCCGGAAAAAGTGCCGCTATCGAACGACATCCCCTCCTGGGCGACGCTGAAGCCCGAGGAGCAGCAGCTGACCATCCGCGTCTTCACCGGGCTGACGCTGCTCGACACGATCCAGAACGGCGTCGGCTCGGTGAAGCTGATGGCCGATGCCGCGACCCAGCATGAGGAGGCGGTGCTCTCCAACATCTCCTTCATGGAAGCGGTCCATGCGCGCTCCTATTCGTCGATCTTCTCGACGCTCTGCCTGACGCCGGATGTCGACGATGCCTATCGCTGGTCGGAGGAGAACGAATTCCTGCAGCGGAAGTCGGCGCTGATCATGGAGCAATATGCTTCGGGCGATCCGTTGAAGAAAAAGGTCGCGAGCGTATTCCTCGAAAGCTTCCTGTTCTATTCCGGCTTCTATCTGCCGATGTACTGGTCGAGCCGCGCCAAGCTGACGAACACCGCCGACATGATCCGGTTGATCATTCGCGACGAAGCGGTGCATGGCTACTATATCGGCTACAAATTCCAGCGCGCCGTCGAACGCCTGCCGGAGGCAAGCCGCCAGGAAATCAAGGACTTTGCCTTCGATCTGCTGCTGGAGCTCTACGACAACGAGGCGAAATACACCGAGGCGCTCTATGACAGCGTCGGGCTGACCGAAGACGTCAAGAAGTTCCTGCATTACAACGCCAACAAGGCGCTGATGAACCTCGGCTATGAAGCGCTCTTTCCGCCGGAAGCCTGCAAGGTCAATCCGGCGATCCTATCGGCGCTCTCGCCGAATGCCGACGAGAACCACGACTTCTTCTCCGGCTCCGGCTCGTCCTACGTCATCGGTAAGGCGGTGGCTACGGAAGATGAGGACTGGGACTTCTGA